One Capsicum annuum cultivar UCD-10X-F1 chromosome 2, UCD10Xv1.1, whole genome shotgun sequence genomic window carries:
- the LOC107860028 gene encoding uncharacterized protein LOC107860028, which produces MEGGSTSTRALQLKLQSTMRQRRSGYEPSDTETDWTLEKSPHREANLKNEKEIDLEESELEEPTVTLEKAKDNGSFNLSWRTNVPSAARRRTTKSHYKLRRDINDAEVHSPAKAFPRSVSTFSRRPDHLHSRRNVSPFQKSENHRHMSPYEYAGKDHDGFFAESNRKQNQSQGNNNSQNRLGEKSNYNRRYASAPRPERQHKFDASKERRMANNKTPSQLPIRSLSRKEKEIPNKHGPTGGELNEMIAHAKISGSTTGANRMFESTETISPGDIFFSRDYGALNMQKITESKFDKKPQVLIDINVESVKTPATFNQSGRRNLSSNTMTQTTKSTSTFTSRQSSNMSDASGRTTKSMRNFIANRKKKQSEAWFSCIKKGTCSTSRGDSPERGHPVDEALVIAKASVVQSLRPFWADKHQPASLEGFTCHKQEAVLLKNLVSSNEILPQILFKGPPGSGRRALTMALLREIYGDTIYNVSHDLRYFQIKETRPVQIVVPVSSSPHHIELNVQLEPNARYAIIALVKQITSEYALTPEISRVNNKADYKVIVLYNVDKAAENMQHLIKWIMDCYSDACKLILCCEDDVTILDSVKSRSKVVEVAAPVTHETMEVLIQIARKEDFELPMDFAAKIAAKSKHNLRRAIMALEACKAHNYPFAEDQPISIGWEEVVTELAAEILADPNQTKLFSVRGKFQKLLVEFVHPKLILLKLVEEFLKRVDAGIRREIYYWHAYYEKRLPLGTSALLKLEEFLAKFMSIHRKSLSNHQQLL; this is translated from the exons ATGGAGGGAGGTTCCACGTCTACCAGAGCTTTACAACTGAAACTCCAGTCGACCATGAGGCAAAGAAGAAGTGGTTATGAGCCATCAGATACGGAGACAGACTGGACATTGGAGAAGAGTCCACACCGGGAAGCAAAtctaaagaatgaaaaagaaatagatCTTGAAGAATCTGAACTGGAAGAGCCAACTGTAACATTGGAGAAAGCAAAGGACAATGGTTCTTTTAATTTAAGCTGGAGGACTAATGTTCCAAGTGCTGCACGAAGGAGAACTACTAAGTCTCATTATAAGCTTCGTAGAGATATCAATGATGCTGAAGTTCATTCTCCTGCAAAGGCTTTTCCTAGAAGTGTTAGCACGTTTTCACGCAGGCCTGATCATTTACATTCTCGTAGAAATGTTAGTCCTTTTCAAAAATCTGAGAACCATAGACATATGTCTCCATATGAATATGCGGGCAAGGATCATGACGGGTTTTTTGCTGAGTCAAATAGGAAGCAAAATCAATCACAAGGTAATAATAATTCTCAGAATAGACTAGGGGAGAAATCAAATTATAATCGCAGGTACGCTTCTGCTCCTAGACCCGAAAGACAACacaagtttgatgcttccaaggaGCGAAGGATGGCAAATAATAAGACGCCTTCCCAATTGCCAATTAGGAGCTTGTCGCGGAAAGAAAAGGAAATTCCTAATAAGCATGGACCTACAGGAGGTGAACTTAATGAAATGATCGCCCACGCAAAGATTTCTGGAAGCACTACTGGTGCTAATCGTATGTTTGAAAGCACAGAAACCATTTCACCTGGTGACATTTTCTTTTCTCGGGACTATGGAGCCTTGAACATGCAGAAGATTACTGAAAGTAAATTCGATAAAAAGCCTCAGGTACTGATTGATATAAATGTTGAATCTGTGAAAACACCTGCTACTTTCAATCAGAGTGGAAGAAGGAATTTATCTAGTAATActatgactcaaacaactaaAAGCACGAGTACTTTCACAAGTAGGCAGAGCAGTAATATGAGTGATGCTAGTGGAAGGACAACCAAAAGTATGAGAAATTTCATCGCGAACAGGAAAAAGAAGCAGTCAGAAGCATGGTTTTCTTGTATCAAGAAGGGAACTTGCAGTACCTCAAGAGGAGACTCTCCAGAAAGAGGGCATCCGGTTGATGAAGCTTTAGTAATTGCCAAGGCATCTGTAGTTCAAAGCTTGAGACCCTTCTGGGCCGATAAGCATCAACCTGCTTCACTAGAAGGATTTACTTGCCACAAGCAAGAAGCTGTACTACTTAAAAACCTG GTTTCTTCAAATGAAATCCTTCCACAGATCTTATTCAAGGGTCCTCCTGGTTCTGGGAGGAGAGCGCTCACGATGGCTCTTTTGCGTGAAATCTATGGAGATACAATCTACAAC GTATCCCATGATTTGAGATACTTCCAAATTAAG GAAACAAGGCCAGTGCAAATTGTTGTACCAGTAAGCTCAAGTCCTCACCATATCGAGCTCAACGTTCAGTTGGAGCCTAATGCTAGATATGCCATAATAGCTTTAGTTAAGCAAATAACTTCAGAGTATGCACTGACCCCTGAAATCAGCAGAGTAAATAATAAGGCTGATTACAAAG TAATAGTTCTTTATAATGTGGACAAAGCTGCGGAAAACATGCAGCACTTAATAAAATGGATAATGGACTGCTATTCAGATGCTTGCAAACTCATTCTCTGCTGTGAAGATGATGTAACTATACTTGACTCGGTGAAAAGCCGCAGCAAAGTTGTTGAAGTTGCAGCTCCTGTAACTCATGAA ACCATGGAAGTTCTTATTCAGATAGCAAGAAAGGAAGATTTTGAACTACCAATGGACTTTGCTGCTAAGATAGCCGCCAAATCAAAGCATAATTTGAGGAGAGCAATTATGGCTCTTGAAGCCTGCAAAGCGCACAA CTATCCCTTTGCTGAAGACCAACCAATTTCAATAGGATGGGAAGAAGTAGTAACAGAACTTGCAGCAGAAATTCTAGCTGATCCCAACCAAACAAA GTTATTTTCAGTTCGAGGGAAGTTTCAAAAGCTTTTGGTGGAGTTTGTGCATCCGAAACTTATTCTCCTG AAGCTGGTTGAAGAATTCCTTAAGAGGGTTGATGCTGGTATAAGAAGGGAAATCTATTATTGGCATGCTTATTAT GAGAAAAGGCTTCCTCTTGGAACGTCTGCTTTGTTAAAATTAGAAG AATTTCTGGCCAAATTTATGAGCATACACAGGAAAAGTTTGAGCAACCATCAGCAGCTTTTATAA
- the LOC107858299 gene encoding 2-hydroxymuconate semialdehyde hydrolase-like — translation MSTSIATARTELLNPIGNWLDVPGRRGRWKIINRRNFSVNRIVATGSSIMTPCVAAESSQGLQRLPFKPEGYNYWTWRGYIMHYVEQGEGFPVVLIHGFASSSFHWRYNLPELAKRYKVYALDLLGFGWSEKAKIDYDALIWRDQVVDFLKEVVKQSAVLVGNSLGGFTALLAAAPQPETNL, via the exons ATGTCAACTTCTATTGCCACGGCTAGGACAGAATTGCTGAATCCGATAGGCAATTGGTTAGATGTACCTGGAAGAA gaGGAAGAtggaaaataataaatagaaggaATTTTTCTGTTAACAGAATTGTTGCTACTGGTTCTTCGATTATGACCCCATGTGTAGCTGCTGAATCTTCTCAAG GCTTGCAGCGATTACCATTTAAACCAGAGGGATACAACTATTGGACCTGGCGAGGCTACATAATGCATTATGTGGAGCAAGGCGAAGGGTTTCCAGTTGTTCTGATTCACGgatttgcttcttcttcttttcattgGAG GTATAACTTACCAGAACTGGCTAAAAGATACAAGGTTTATGCTCTCGATTTGCTCGGATTTGGCTGGAGTGAAAAGGCAAAAATAGACTATGATGCCTTGATTTGGAGAGATCAGGTTGTTGACTTCTTAAAGGAGGTCGTTAAACAGTCCGCTGTTTTAGTTGGGAACAG TCTTGGAGGATTTACTGCCTTGTTAGCAGCAGCACCACAGCCAGaaacaaatttataa